Proteins from one Rosa chinensis cultivar Old Blush chromosome 7, RchiOBHm-V2, whole genome shotgun sequence genomic window:
- the LOC112180277 gene encoding FT-interacting protein 7 — protein MIKLIVEVHDAGDLMPKDSDGFASPFVEVDFDQQKQRTRTKPKDLNPQWNEHLVFNVTDPRDLPNKTIEVVVYNDRKAGHHKNFLGRVRISGVSVPLSESEATVQRYPLDKRGLFSNIKGDIALRIYAVQDSGSAPQSQQQEYGNVETGTASTSGVENPHIFSPPPLQEINGNTHRMMDEEAEHHHMAEKMMKKKKEQEVRTFHSIGTGGAAAASFSHAHPPSSGFGFETHHQKAPQVETRTDFARAGPGPGAATVMQMQGPPRQNPEYALVETSPPLAARLRYRPGGYTGDKTSSTYDLVEQMHYLYVSVVKARDLPTMDVTGSLDPYVEVKLGNYKGVTRHLDKNQNPVWNQIFAFSKERLQSNLVEVTVKDKDVLKDDHVGRVLFDLTDVPVRVPPDSPLAPQWYRLEDKHGVKVRGEIMLAVWIGTQADESFSDAWHSDAHDISHGNLASTRSKVYFSPKLYYLRVQVLEAQDLVPLDRSRAPDTYVKIQLGNQMRVSRPSQVRTINPIWNDELMLVASEPLTQEVLVVAVGDKIEPGKDDLLGMVYLPVRDLPQRLDHHKLPEPRWYNLQKPSLAGEQESEKKKEKFSSKIHLRLCLDAGYHVLDESTHFSSDLQPSSKHLRKANIGILELGILSAKNLLPMKGREGRTTDSYCVAKYGNKWIRTRTLLNTLNPRWNEQYTWEVYDPCTVITVGVFDNHHINGSHEDSRDQRIGKVRIRLSTLETDRIYTHYYPLLVLTPSGLKKHGELQLALRFSSTAWVNMVAQYGRPLLPKMHYINPIPVRYVDWLRHQAMQIVAARLSRAEPPLRREAVEYMLDVDYHMFSLRRSKANFYRIMSVLSGVTMVCRWFNDICTWRNPVTTCLVHVLFVILVCYPELILPTIFLYLFVIGLWNYRFRPRHPPHMDARISQAEFAHPDELDEEFDSFPTSRPSDIVRMRYDRLRSVAGRVQTVVGDLATQGERAQALLSWRDSRATAIFIIFSLIWAVFIYITPFQVVAVLIGLYMLRHPRFRSKMPSAPVNFFKRLPSKSDMML, from the coding sequence ATGATCAAACTTATAGTCGAAGTTCATGACGCCGGCGACCTCATGCCCAAAGACAGCGACGGCTTCGCCAGTCCCTTTGTGGAAGTAGACTTCGACCAGCAGAAACAGAGGACACGGACCAAGCCCAAAGACCTCAACCCTCAGTGGAACGAGCACCTGGTGTTCAACGTCACCGACCCAAGAGACCTTCCCAACAAGACCATCGAAGTGGTTGTCTACAATGACAGAAAAGCGGGCCACCACAAGAACTTTCTTGGCCGGGTCCGAATCTCCGGCGTCTCCGTCCCTCTGTCCGAGTCAGAAGCCACGGTGCAGCGTTACCCACTTGACAAAAGGGGCTTGTTTTCCAACATCAAAGGTGACATCGCTCTTCGAATCTATGCGGTTCAGGATTCGGGTAGCGCTCCTCAGTCACAGCAACAGGAATATGGTAATGTTGAAACTGGTACTGCTAGTACCAGTGGCGTAGAGAATCCTCATATATTTTCGCCTCCTCCTCTGCAAGAAATCAATGGTAATACTCATAGGATGATGGATGAGGAAGCGGAGCATCATCACATGGctgagaagatgatgaagaagaagaaggaacaggAAGTGAGAACTTTTCACTCTATTGGAACAGGAggtgctgctgctgcttctttCTCTCATGCTCATCCACCTTCGTCCGGGTTTGGGTTTGAAACCCACCACCAAAAAGCACCCCAAGTTGAAACAAGGACGGATTTCGCCCGGGCGGGTCCGGGTCCGGGTGCTGCCACGGTTATGCAGATGCAGGGACCTCCGAGGCAGAACCCGGAGTATGCGTTGGTGGAGACCAGTCCACCACTGGCGGCCCGCCTCCGGTATAGACCTGGCGGGTATACAGGGGATAAGACCTCCAGCACATATGATTTGGTGGAGCAGATGCATTACTTGTATGTGAGTGTGGTGAAGGCTAGAGATCTTCCAACCATGGATGTGACTGGAAGCCTTGATCCTTATGTGGAAGTGAAGCTTGGGAACTACAAGGGAGTCACGAGGCACTTGGACAAGAATCAAAACCCGGTGTGGAACCAGATTTTCGCTTTCTCCAAGGAGAGGCTGCAGTCGAATTTGGTGGAAGTTACTGTGAAAGACAAGGATGTTTTGAAGGATGATCATGTGGGGAGAGTTTTATTTGATCTCACAGATGTCCCAGTTCGAGTTCCGCCGGATAGTCCTCTTGCTCCTCAGTGGTACAGATTGGAGGACAAGCATGGGGTCAAGGTTAGAGGGGAGATCATGCTTGCTGTTTGGATTGGGACTCAAGCTGATGAGTCATTTTCTGATGCTTGGCATTCTGATGCACATGACATTAGCCATGGCAATCTTGCTAGCACAAGATCAAAGGTTTACTTCTCACCAAAACTATATTATCTTAGAGTTCAAGTTCTTGAAGCTCAGGACCTTGTCCCTTTAGACAGAAGCAGAGCTCCGGACACATATGTGAAGATACAGCTTGGTAATCAGATGAGGGTCTCAAGGCCTTCCCAAGTTCGTACCATTAACCCAATTTGGAATGATGAGCTCATGTTGGTTGCATCTGAGCCATTAACCCAAGAAGTCTTAGTCGTAGCGGTGGGTGACAAGATTGAACCTGGCAAGGATGACCTGTTAGGAATGGTGTATCTTCCGGTTAGAGACCTTCCACAAAGACTGGACCATCATAAGCTTCCTGAGCCTCGCTGGTACAATCTCCAGAAGCCTTCATTGGCAGGTGAACAGGAaagtgagaaaaagaaagagaagtttTCGAGCAAGATTCATCTCCGTCTCTGTTTGGATGCAGGGTATCATGTTCTTGATGAGTCTACACATTTTAGCAGTGACCTTCAGCCTTCCTCCAAGCACCTGAGGAAAGCAAACATTGGAATTCTGGAACTTGGGATTCTCAGTGCCAAGAATTTGCTCCCTATGAAGGGTAGGGAGGGTAGGACTACTGATTCATACTGTGTGGCCAAGTATGGGAACAAATGGATTCGAACTAGAACACTTCTCAACACTCTGAACCCTCGCTGGAATGAGCAGTATACTTGGGAAGTGTATGACCCATGTACTGTCATCACCGTTGGTGTTTTCGACAATCATCATATCAATGGAAGCCATGAAGACTCGAGGGACCAGAGGATTGGGAAGGTAAGAATCAGGTTGTCCACTTTAGAAACTGATCGGATTTATACACATTACTATCCCCTGTTGGTTTTGACGCCCTCTGGTTTGAAAAAGCATGGAGAACTTCAGTTGGCATTGAGGTTCAGTTCTACAGCTTGGGTCAATATGGTTGCTCAATATGGAAGACCATTGCTTCCAAAGATGCATTATATCAATCCTATACCTGTTAGGTATGTTGATTGGCTTCGCCACCAGGCAATGCAGATTGTGGCTGCACGACTATCTCGAGCAGAGCCACCACTGAGGCGGGAGGCTGTTGAGTACATGCTAGATGTAGATTACCATATGTTTAGTCTGAGGAGAAGCAAAGCCAACTTCTACCGTATCATGTCAGTTCTCAGCGGAGTCACCATGGTCTGCAGATGGTTCAATGACATTTGCACCTGGAGAAACCCCGTCACGACGTGCCTGGTGCATGTTTTGTTCGTGATTCTAGTTTGCTACCCAGAGCTGATCCTGCCAACAATCTTCCTCTACCTCTTTGTGATTGGTTTATGGAACTATAGGTTCAGGCCAAGGCACCCACCTCACATGGATGCTCGGATTTCACAGGCAGAGTTTGCACACCCGGATGAATTGGACGAGGAATTCGACAGCTTCCCCACAAGTCGACCCTCGGACATTGTGAGAATGAGGTATGACAGGTTGCGTAGCGTGGCGGGTAGAGTGCAAACTGTGGTTGGAGATTTGGCAACCCAGGGGGAAAGAGCTCAAGCACTACTAAGCTGGAGGGATTCAAGGGCTACAGcaatcttcatcatcttctcgtTGATCTGGGCAGTTTTCATATACATTACTCCCTTCCAGGTTGTGGCAGTGCTGATTGGGCTCTATATGCTACGGCATCCACGATTCCGAAGCAAGATGCCTTCTGCACCTGTTAATTTCTTCAAGAGATTGCCATCAAAGTCGGATATGATGCTATGA